From the genome of Miscanthus floridulus cultivar M001 chromosome 10, ASM1932011v1, whole genome shotgun sequence, one region includes:
- the LOC136485743 gene encoding xyloglucan O-acetyltransferase 2-like, whose translation MMATNFLKTYQHHLHHNDKQHNFSLPKKKFVTYAVYALIAVVLLYLFVDPAAPPAAASSSTTTKPSSLPERPPSIQQQDPELPPAPPLSTISPPPPYQGQAATDNDDETLPIVGTTAAPPPPCDYSDGEWVPDARPPLYNGTTCGAIKDDGRSCTANGRADTGYVYWRWQPRACDLPDFSAAAFLRWLRNRHMAFVGDSLARNQAESLVCLLSSASPPELVHRSADGRFRRWVFRDHNATVSIFWSPFLLSGVEKSERDGVRYNQVFLDAFDERWMSELAGIDAVVMSAGHWFRIPSVYHEGGKVVGCHGCDAAEFNHTAVAEISFFRAFRDAVGRTLAEAARRHHEQHTDGVKLVAMTTFSPSHFEGQWNEGAPCKKKADRELGYTETEMRKIVVEEVEEASSSSSSSTMRFAAVDVTALANLRPDGHPGPYMRKNPFAAGNTGGRVQHDCLHWCMPGPVDTFNQILLQTILR comes from the coding sequence ATGATGGCCACCAACTTCCTCAAGACGTACCAGCACCACCTCCACCACAACGACAAGCAGCATAACTTCTCGCTTCCCAAGAAGAAGTTCGTCACCTACGCCGTCTACGCGCTCATCGCCGTCGTGCTCCTCTACCTCTTCGTCGACCCAGCAGCTCCGCCTGCTGCGGCATCATCAtctaccaccaccaagccatcatcACTGCCGGAGAGGCCGCCGTCGATACAGCAGCAGGATCCGGAgctgccgccggcgccgccgctatCGACGATATCTCCACCTCCTCCTTACCAAGGACAAGCCGCAACTGACAACGACGATGAAACATTGCCGATCGTCGGTACGACTgctgcaccgccgccgccgtgtgACTACTCCGACGGCGAGTGGGTGCCGGACGCACGCCCACCGCTCTACAACGGTACGACCTGCGGCGCCATCAAGGACGACGGCCGGAGCTGCACAGCGAACGGGCGTGCGGACACGGGCTACGTCTACTGGCGGTGGCAGCCGCGGGCGTGCGACCTGCCGGACTTCTCCGCGGCCGCCTTCCTCCGCTGGCTCCGCAACCGGCACATGGCCTTCGTGGGCGACTCGCTGGCGCGCAACCAGGCGGAGTCGCTCGTGTGCCTGCTCTCGTCAGCGTCCCCACCGGAGCTCGTGCACCGCAGCGCCGACGGCAGGTTCCGGCGCTGGGTGTTCCGCGACCACAACGCCACCGTCTCCATCTTCTGGTCGCCGTTCCTGCTCAGCGGCGTCGAGAAGTCGGAGCGCGACGGCGTGCGCTACAACCAGGTGTTCCTGGACGCGTTCGACGAGCGCTGGATGTCGGAGCTCGCCGGCATCGACGCCGTCGTGATGTCCGCGGGCCACTGGTTCCGGATCCCTAGCGTCTACCACGAGGGCGGCAAGGTCGTCGGCTGCCACGGCTGTGACGCGGCGGAGTTCAACCACACCGCCGTCGCCGAGATCAGCTTCTTCCGCGCGTTCAGGGACGCCGTCGGACGGACGCTCGCCGAGGCCGCCCGCCGGCATCACGAGCAGCACACCGACGGcgtgaagctggtggcgatgacCACGTTCTCGCCGTCGCACTTCGAGGGGCAGTGGAACGAGGGCGCGCCGTGCAAGAAGAAGGCCGACAGGGAGCTGGGGTACACCGAAACAGAGATGAGGAAGATCGTCGTGGAAGAGGTGGAGGaagcgtcgtcgtcgtcctcgtccagtACCATGCGGTTTGCGGCGGTCGACGTGACGGCGCTGGCCAACCTGCGGCCGGACGGCCACCCGGGGCCGTACATGCGCAAGAACCCGTTCGCCGCCGGCAACACGGGCGGCCGGGTGCAGCACGACTGCTTGCACTGGTGCATGCCTGGGCCGGTGGACACGTTTAACCAGATACTGCTCCAGACCATCCTCCGTTAG